One genomic window of Cheilinus undulatus linkage group 7, ASM1832078v1, whole genome shotgun sequence includes the following:
- the ushbp1 gene encoding colorectal mutant cancer protein encodes MEDPGLVRCDSLDNGTGSDWEGMTLMDHMTLDPEGSEPAANLEPSPAELAQCEAEVGTLLSIIAELNKKMGSLKAPSESGDLRPAGPPGPLVPDLLSHRLARNTPERTMASASKPPLSGRGGGGVVWTKLQDVLSSLETSISCKRSWAAPITALDQDKHREHLRAAQESWVKSSQILEDMEKEFGISCPAGPPKDQNQENVLDVEMRDSAHRGSLQGHQEELQRAQSSIGQIEEERNKLVGLQKSWRSGSVSPSYRPPIGPLSPDWASPPFPGSPLLSRRSSRAVTPLPLSGDGSPLGSIHSCSPCPSPISPESETERLSRCIERLKARNERLTAALERRKAESEQMSIKVNRLEADCCALQTALRYSEDCEEAYSELLSIYDSKKQQSIPDSAEKVSDRQHPDSPSAQLRKMGTEELSTSFSTAGGTEETQTQRHMGQRTPEQVEKEAALRQKIERLKRDRAAICPPIPSKRDEGKMNPETANLAGSRREAVTKESLKPPDTKKEKASLFYELISVREEMSDLRALIRLKEKELRCLEWSLMAQKAQEAAGAFVPESLREELEDRTTEQQRLCDNAANLSGEGDTAGPRSRPILKELQAVLQREQALKKRLALVQDSLNTALSDSSSHRRDNGEQFARLTQAHSKALSSYRQIRRKYREQVWRLEQKVAAMMESHQQQSGAQKAAGEASEWRREETIL; translated from the exons ATGGAG GATCCTGGTCTGGTCAGATGTGACAGCCTGGACAATGGGACAGGGTCTGACTGGGAGGGGATGACTCTGATGGATCACATGACTCTGGACCCTGAGGGCTCTGAACCAGCAGCAAACCTGGAGCCTTCCCCAGCAGAACTGGCTCAGTGTGAGGCTGAAGTGGGCACACTGCTGAGCATCATCGCTGAACTGAACAAGAAGATGGGCTCTTTAAAGGCACCAAG TGAATCAGGAGACTTGAGACCAGCAGGACCACCTGGGCCTCTGGTTCCGGACCTTCTGTCCCACAGACTAGCCCGAAACACTCCAGAGAGGACCATGGCATCTGCGTCTAAACCTCCACTGAGTGGCCGAG GGGGCGGCGGTGTAGTGTGGACTAAACTTCAGGATGTTTTATCTTCACTTGAGACCTCCATCAGCTGTAAGAGGTCCTGGGCGGCCCCCATCACAGCTTTGGACCAGGACAAGCACAGAGAGCATCTGAGGGCAGCCCAGGAGAGCTGGGTCAAGTCCAGCCAG ATATTGGAGGACATGGAAAAAGAGTTTGGGATTTCATGCCCAGCAGGGCCTCCAAAGGACCAGAATCAAGAAAATGTCCTGGATGTGGAGATGCGTGACTCTGCTCACAGAGGCAGCCTGCAGGGTCAccaggaggagctgcagagagcaCAAAGCTCCATCGGTCAGATTGAGGAGGAGAGGAACAAG CTGGTTGGTCTTCAAAAGTCCTGGAGGTCAGGCAGTGTCTCTCCCTCCTACAGACCCCCCATCGGGCCTCTAAGTCCAGACTGGGCCTCTCCGCCCTTCCCTGGTTCACCTTTACTGAGCAGGAGATCATCCAGAGCTGTAACCCCTCTGCCTCTGAGTGGAGATGGTTCTCCTCTGGGTTCTATTCACTCGTGCAGTCCATGTCCGAGTCCCATCAGCCCCGAGTCTGAAACTGAACGACTCAGCAG GTGCATTGAAAGGCTGAAGGCCAGAAATGAGcgtctgactgcagctctggaGCGAAGGAAGGCCGAGTCAGAGCAGATGAGTATCAAAGTGAACAGACTGGAGGCTGACTGCTGCGCCCTGCAAACGGCTCTCAGATACAG CGAGGACTGTGAGGAGGCCTACAGTGAACTGCTGTCGATTTATGACTCCAAGAAGCAGCAAAGCATTCCAGACTCAGCAG AGAAAGTCAGTGACAGGCAGCACCCCGACAGCCCATCAGCTCAGCTCAGGAAAATGGGAACTGAGGAGCTGTCCACCTCCTTCTCAACAGCAGGGGGAACAGAGGAGACGCAAACACAGAGGCACATGGGGCAGAG GACACCTGAGCAAGTGGAGAAAGAAGCCGCTCTCCGTCAGAAAATTGAGCGTCTGAAGAGAGACCGTGCAGCCATTTGCCCACCGATCCCGAGTAAAAGAGATGAGGGGAAAATGAACCCAGAAACTGCTAACCTGGCTGGATCAAGAAGGGAAGCTGTGACTAAAGAAAGCCTCAAACCTCCAGacacaaagaaagagaaagctTCACTCTTCTATGAACTCATTTCTGTCAGG GAGGAGATGTCTGATCTGCGGGCTCTAATACGCCTTAAGGAGAAAGAGTTGAGGTGTCTGGAGTGGAGTTTGATGGCCCAGAAGGCACAGGAAGCAGCCGGAGCTTTTGTTCCTGAAAGTCTCAGAGAGGAACTGGAGGATCGTACAACTGAACAACAG AGGCTCTGTGATAATGCAGCTAACCTGAGTGGTGAGGGGGACACAGCTGGACCTCGTTCCAGACCCATCCTGAAAGAGCTGCAGGCTGTCCTGCAAAG gGAACAGGCCCTTAAAAAGAGACTAGCGTTAGTCCAGGACTCACTAAACACAGCCTTGTCAGACAGCAGCTCTCACAGGAGGGACAATGGGGAGCAGTTTGCCCGGCTGACACAAGCTCACAG TAAAGCCCTGAGTTCGTACCGGCAGATTCGTAGAAAGTATCGGGAGCAGGTGTGGAGGCTGGAGCAGAAAGTGGCGGCCATGATGGAGAGTCACCAACAGCAGAGCGGAGCACAGAAGGCTGCAGGAGAGGCATCAGagtggaggagggaggagacgATTCTATGA